The Nocardioides campestrisoli genome includes a window with the following:
- a CDS encoding hemolysin family protein, giving the protein MENPWVVTGATIAIIALSAFFVAAEFALIAARKHRLEDAAVTSRSARAALRSTSELTLLLAGSQLGITVCTLALGAITKPAVHHWLTPHFNDWGLPLWGADVAGFVLALVIVTFLHLVVGEMAPKSWAIAHPEKSAIMLALPMRAFMWLFRPVLRALNETANWCLRRVGVDPDDAAGTGQDPDALRHLVEHSVNVGALDASYSAQFSQALELETMTLADIVRRTPLTAVPASATVGQVQEISRASGHLRILVREDGALAGAVDGAAGGVIGMVHVRDTLVRPGGAGLAEMVRPVETLAGATTIYDALAHMRRASSQLVLVQEEGEVVGVITMADLLNRLFPHTPERAPAPSA; this is encoded by the coding sequence ATGGAGAACCCCTGGGTGGTGACCGGCGCCACCATCGCGATCATCGCGCTGAGTGCCTTCTTCGTGGCGGCCGAGTTCGCCCTGATCGCCGCGCGCAAGCACCGGCTGGAGGACGCCGCGGTGACCAGCCGCTCGGCCCGGGCCGCGCTGCGCAGCACCTCCGAGCTGACCCTGCTGCTGGCCGGCTCCCAGCTCGGCATCACAGTCTGCACGCTGGCGCTGGGCGCGATCACCAAGCCGGCCGTGCACCACTGGCTCACCCCACACTTCAACGACTGGGGGCTGCCCCTGTGGGGCGCCGACGTGGCCGGCTTCGTGCTCGCCCTGGTGATCGTCACCTTCCTGCACCTGGTGGTCGGCGAGATGGCGCCCAAGTCCTGGGCCATCGCCCACCCGGAGAAGTCCGCGATCATGCTGGCCCTGCCGATGCGCGCCTTCATGTGGCTCTTCCGCCCGGTGCTGCGAGCCCTCAACGAGACGGCCAACTGGTGCCTGCGCAGGGTCGGGGTCGACCCCGACGACGCCGCCGGCACCGGGCAGGACCCGGACGCCCTGCGGCACCTGGTCGAGCACTCGGTCAACGTCGGGGCGCTGGACGCCAGCTACTCGGCCCAGTTCTCCCAGGCGCTGGAGCTGGAGACCATGACGCTGGCCGACATCGTCCGCCGTACGCCGCTCACCGCGGTCCCGGCCAGCGCCACCGTCGGCCAGGTGCAGGAGATCTCCCGCGCCTCGGGTCACCTGCGCATCCTGGTGCGCGAGGACGGTGCGCTGGCGGGGGCGGTCGACGGGGCGGCCGGCGGGGTGATCGGCATGGTGCACGTGCGCGACACGTTGGTCCGGCCCGGCGGGGCGGGCCTCGCGGAGATGGTCCGTCCGGTCGAGACCCTCGCCGGGGCCACCACCATCTACGACGCGCTGGCGCACATGCGCCGGGCGAGCAGCCAGCTGGTGCTGGTGCAGGAGGAGGGCGAGGTGGTCGGCGTGATCACCATGGCCGACCTGCTCAACCGGCTCTTCCCGCACACCCCGGAGCGGGCACCCGCCCCGAGCGCCTGA
- a CDS encoding ABC transporter ATP-binding protein yields MSTAPGRDVAAADVATPALEISDVSLLHGDGEETVTALDSVSLSVQPGKLIAVVGPSGSGKSSLLAVAGGLIRPTSGTVRVGDVDLTTASRQQVTTVRRTRIGYVFQAGNLIPALTARDQLRLPLTFGKVAHPRDPDELLAEVGMAHKATRRPHQLSGGERQRVGIARALVTRPALLLVDEPTAALDRSRSQEVVALLAQESHRHGVATVMVTHDHDVLHHCDEIYEMIDGRLGKAAAPTR; encoded by the coding sequence ATGAGCACCGCACCCGGCCGCGACGTGGCCGCCGCCGACGTGGCGACCCCGGCCCTGGAGATCTCCGACGTCTCGCTGCTGCACGGCGACGGCGAGGAGACGGTCACCGCGCTCGACTCGGTCAGCCTGAGCGTGCAGCCCGGCAAGCTGATCGCCGTGGTGGGCCCCTCGGGCTCCGGCAAGTCCAGCCTGCTGGCGGTGGCCGGTGGACTGATCAGGCCCACCTCCGGCACGGTCCGGGTCGGCGACGTCGACCTGACCACCGCCTCGCGTCAGCAGGTGACGACCGTGCGCCGTACCCGGATCGGCTACGTCTTCCAGGCCGGCAACCTGATCCCGGCGCTGACCGCCCGCGACCAGCTGCGGCTGCCGCTGACCTTCGGCAAGGTGGCCCACCCGCGGGACCCCGACGAGCTGCTCGCGGAGGTCGGGATGGCGCACAAGGCCACGCGGCGCCCGCACCAGCTCTCCGGCGGGGAGCGGCAGCGCGTCGGCATCGCCCGTGCGCTGGTGACCCGACCGGCGCTGCTGCTGGTCGACGAGCCCACCGCCGCCCTGGACCGCAGCCGCAGCCAGGAGGTGGTCGCCCTGCTGGCGCAGGAGAGCCACCGGCACGGCGTCGCCACGGTCATGGTCACCCACGACCACGACGTGCTGCACCACTGCGACGAGATCTACGAGATGATCGACGGACGACTCGGGAAGGCAGCGGCGCCGACCCGGTGA
- a CDS encoding hemolysin family protein — MTAVLTLLAGLLVVLLITVVTGYFVAQEFAYMSVDRSRLKARAAGGDPAAGRALKVTGRTSFMLSGAQLGITVTGLLVGYVAEPLIGQSLGTLLGGVGVPTAVGIAVGTVLALVVSTGVQMVFGELFPKNLAIARPEPVARWLATSTLVYLKLAGWLIWFFDQSSNLLLKALRIEPVHDVEHSATARDLEHIIAESRETGDLPAELSMLLDRILDFPDQDVEHAMIPRVQVDTVDADATVAQLREEMAGGHSRYPVLDEDERVVGVVHLVDVLALGQDDAGRTAGDLARPALMVPASMALPDAVRELSRTRNQLACVLDEHGGFDGVLTVEDLAEELVGEITDEHDELPAPHVHGDPTSNEWTVAGGSHVDEVERALGHELPAGDYETLGGLVIAHHGRFPEEGEVVLVPLPLDPGGYADSEEPTHLQARLQVLEVQDHIPVTVRITLEPIAEEQS, encoded by the coding sequence ATGACGGCGGTCCTCACACTCCTCGCAGGCCTCCTGGTGGTCCTGCTGATCACCGTCGTGACGGGCTACTTCGTGGCCCAGGAGTTCGCCTACATGTCGGTCGACCGGTCGCGGCTCAAGGCCCGCGCCGCCGGGGGCGACCCGGCCGCCGGCCGCGCGCTGAAGGTGACCGGCCGGACCTCGTTCATGCTCTCGGGCGCCCAGCTCGGCATCACCGTCACCGGTCTGCTCGTGGGGTACGTCGCCGAGCCGCTGATCGGTCAGTCCCTCGGCACGCTGCTCGGCGGCGTGGGGGTGCCGACCGCGGTCGGCATCGCCGTGGGCACCGTGCTGGCCCTGGTCGTCTCCACCGGCGTGCAGATGGTCTTCGGCGAGCTCTTCCCCAAGAACCTCGCGATCGCCCGGCCGGAGCCGGTGGCCCGCTGGCTGGCCACCTCGACCCTGGTCTACCTCAAGCTCGCCGGCTGGCTGATCTGGTTCTTCGACCAGTCCTCCAACCTCCTGCTCAAGGCCCTGCGGATCGAGCCGGTGCACGACGTGGAGCACTCGGCCACCGCCCGCGACCTCGAGCACATCATCGCCGAGTCCCGGGAGACCGGGGACCTGCCGGCCGAGCTCTCCATGCTGCTCGACCGGATCCTGGACTTCCCCGACCAGGACGTGGAGCACGCGATGATCCCGCGCGTCCAGGTCGACACGGTCGACGCGGACGCGACCGTCGCCCAGCTGCGCGAGGAGATGGCCGGTGGCCACTCCCGCTACCCGGTGCTGGACGAGGACGAGCGGGTCGTCGGGGTGGTCCACCTCGTCGACGTCCTGGCCCTGGGTCAGGACGACGCCGGCCGCACCGCGGGCGACCTGGCGCGACCGGCCCTGATGGTGCCCGCGTCGATGGCCCTGCCGGACGCCGTGCGCGAGCTCTCGCGCACCCGCAACCAGCTGGCCTGCGTGCTCGACGAGCACGGCGGCTTCGACGGCGTGCTCACGGTCGAGGACCTGGCCGAGGAGCTGGTCGGGGAGATCACCGACGAGCACGACGAGCTGCCCGCGCCGCACGTGCACGGCGACCCGACGAGCAACGAGTGGACGGTCGCCGGCGGCTCCCACGTCGACGAGGTCGAGCGCGCGCTGGGACACGAGCTGCCCGCCGGCGACTACGAGACGCTGGGCGGCCTGGTCATCGCCCACCACGGCCGCTTCCCCGAGGAGGGCGAGGTGGTCCTGGTGCCGCTGCCCCTGGACCCCGGCGGATACGCCGACTCGGAGGAGCCGACCCACCTGCAGGCCCGCCTGCAGGTGCTCGAGGTGCAGGACCACATCCCGGTCACCGTCCGGATCACGCTCGAACCGATCGCTGAGGAGCAGTCCTGA
- a CDS encoding TetR/AcrR family transcriptional regulator: protein MPRIQAPTVAEHRRRQERALLDAARALLAETPEAPTLGAVGERAGMARSSVYQYFASRDDLLAAVVADVFPEWAGQVRARVESAGGPGERVWAYVCANVELFASSEQSVARALTAVVEPHLLRAPMQAFHAELQVPLLTALTDLGEPRPRQVAELVDSMVVQVSRSLGSGGGGPEDAPRDQGEALALLRRLLAGYLGLSPDLPADPAGDGPGPAPRSR from the coding sequence GTGCCGCGGATCCAGGCACCGACCGTGGCCGAGCACCGGCGCCGGCAGGAGCGCGCGCTGCTCGACGCAGCGCGCGCTCTGCTGGCCGAGACCCCCGAGGCCCCCACCTTGGGCGCGGTCGGCGAGCGGGCCGGCATGGCCCGCTCCAGCGTCTACCAGTACTTCGCCTCCCGCGACGACCTGCTCGCCGCTGTGGTCGCCGACGTCTTCCCCGAGTGGGCCGGCCAGGTGCGGGCCCGGGTCGAGAGCGCGGGCGGCCCGGGGGAGCGGGTGTGGGCCTACGTCTGCGCCAACGTGGAGCTCTTCGCCTCCTCCGAGCAGTCGGTCGCCCGGGCGCTGACCGCGGTGGTGGAGCCGCACCTGCTCCGGGCCCCGATGCAGGCCTTCCACGCCGAGCTCCAGGTGCCGCTGCTCACCGCCCTGACCGACCTGGGGGAGCCGCGGCCGCGGCAGGTCGCCGAGCTCGTGGACTCCATGGTCGTCCAGGTCTCGCGGAGCCTGGGCTCGGGCGGGGGCGGGCCCGAGGACGCCCCGCGCGACCAGGGCGAGGCACTGGCCCTGCTGCGGCGGCTGTTGGCCGGCTACCTGGGACTCTCCCCGGACCTGCCGGCCGACCCCGCCGGCGACGGGCCCGGGCCCGCTCCGCGCAGCCGGTGA
- a CDS encoding ABC transporter permease, producing the protein MFLAIRELLFAKGRFVLMGSVVALISILMVLLSGLSVGLVNDGVSGLQKMPVTSFAFQEDVSKDSAFSRSVIDKDVVETWAAQPGVDEAAPFGNALVNAESEKGVEIDLALFGIETDSYLAPEVESGSVLGDDPNEIVISATAAEEGIEVGDVIKVEPMGAELTVAGVMPDQHTFGHVDIAYLPLRTWQEIRTGAAPGEEVPARVYDEITAVAVQGSDDADALKAGDAAAGTTSMTLDDSFGASPGYTAETSTLQLIQVFLYAISALVVGAFFTVLTIQRKQEVAVMRAMGASTAYLLRDSLLQSLLLLLGSVAVGVGLGLAAGAAISGTAMPFALEAGPIAVATTLLIVLGVLGAAVAVVRITRVDPLTALGGNR; encoded by the coding sequence GTGTTCCTCGCGATTCGCGAGCTGCTCTTCGCCAAGGGCCGCTTCGTGCTCATGGGGTCCGTCGTGGCCCTCATCTCGATCCTCATGGTGCTGCTCTCGGGCCTCTCCGTCGGGTTGGTCAACGACGGCGTCTCGGGCCTGCAGAAGATGCCGGTGACCTCGTTCGCCTTCCAGGAGGACGTCTCCAAGGACTCCGCCTTCTCCCGGAGCGTGATCGACAAGGACGTCGTCGAGACCTGGGCCGCGCAGCCCGGGGTCGACGAGGCCGCTCCGTTCGGCAACGCCCTGGTCAACGCGGAGTCGGAGAAGGGCGTCGAGATCGACCTCGCCCTCTTCGGCATCGAGACCGACTCCTACCTCGCGCCCGAGGTCGAGTCCGGCAGTGTGCTCGGCGACGACCCGAACGAGATCGTGATCAGCGCGACGGCCGCCGAGGAGGGGATCGAGGTCGGGGACGTGATCAAGGTCGAGCCGATGGGCGCCGAGCTCACGGTGGCCGGCGTCATGCCCGACCAGCACACCTTCGGTCACGTCGACATCGCCTACCTCCCGCTGCGCACCTGGCAGGAGATCCGCACCGGGGCCGCCCCGGGCGAGGAGGTGCCCGCGCGGGTCTACGACGAGATCACCGCGGTCGCCGTCCAAGGCTCCGACGACGCCGATGCCCTGAAGGCCGGGGACGCCGCCGCCGGTACCACCTCGATGACCCTGGACGACTCCTTCGGCGCCTCCCCGGGCTACACCGCCGAGACGTCGACCCTCCAGCTGATCCAGGTCTTCCTCTACGCCATCTCGGCCCTGGTGGTCGGCGCGTTCTTCACCGTCCTGACCATCCAGCGCAAGCAGGAGGTGGCCGTGATGCGGGCGATGGGCGCCAGCACCGCGTACCTGCTCCGCGACAGCCTGCTCCAGTCGCTCCTGCTGCTCCTCGGCTCGGTCGCCGTCGGCGTGGGCCTGGGCCTGGCCGCGGGCGCCGCGATCTCCGGGACCGCGATGCCGTTCGCGCTGGAGGCCGGACCGATCGCGGTCGCCACCACGCTCCTGATCGTCCTGGGCGTGCTGGGCGCGGCGGTCGCCGTCGTCCGCATCACCCGTGTCGACCCCCTCACCGCCCTGGGAGGCAACCGATGA